One Myxococcota bacterium genomic window, CGCGGCCTGTTCCCGATGGCCGGTTCCACCGTGCGCTTGCCGCGGCAGATGCCCTACACGGTGGCGATCGAAATGCTGGTCGCCGGCACCTCGATCACCGCGCAGCGCGCCTACGACCTCGGCCTGATCGGGCACGTCGTCCCCGACGGCGAGGCCCTCGCCAAGGCCCGCGAGATCGCCCAGCGGATCGCCGACAACGGACCGCTCGCGGTCAAGGCCATCATGGCCACCATCCGCGAGACCGCGACGCTGCCCGAGGCCGAGGCCTTCGGCATCGAGATGAAGCACGGCATGGTCGCCATGTCTTCCGAGGACGCGGCCGAAGGCCCGAAGGCGTTCCTCGAGAAGCGCAAGCCGGTCTTCAAGGGACGCTGATCGCCGCGCCTGCGCGACGGGCGCGCGGTTTCCCAGAGTTGGGGCTGGCATCGAAACGCAAGTCCCATCCGCCAGCGCCCGCCCGGAGACCCCCATGTCCGATCTGCGACCGGACCTCTCGATCCTCGAATCTGTGGACACGACTCGGGAAGACTGGGTCGCGAGCCCGAGCGCACAGGTGCTGCGCAAACGGGTCCATCGCGTCGGACCCGCCGAGTCGGGCCAGGTGACCTCGGTCGTGCGCTACCTGCCGGGCGCCGCGTTCCCAGCGCATGACCACCCGGAAGGCGAAGAGATCCTGGTGCTCGACGGCGTGTTCTCGGACGAGCACGGCGATTGGCCGGCGGGCACCTACCTGCTGAACCCCGAGGGCTTCCGACACGCGCCCTTCTCGAAGGAAGGCTGCGACATCTTCGTCAAGCTACGCCAGTTCCCCGGTACGGATCGGGAACACATCGCGATTCAGACCCGCGATCTCCCGTGGGCTGCGACCGAGACTCCCGGGCTGGAACGCAAAGCGCTCTACGCCCAGTCCTCTTTCCGCGACACCACGACGCTCGAGCGCTGGACCCCCGAGCTCTCGAGCGTGCGCTCCTATCCGGAAGGAGCGGAGCTGTTCGTGATCGAGGGGCAGTGGGAAGACGCGAGCGACGTCCACGGACCGGGCACCTGGCTGCGCCTCCCCACCGGCGCGGAGCACACGCCGCGGGTCTCCGCTCCCTGCGTCGTCTACGTGAAACGCGGGGGCTTCGCCTACCTGAACCCGTCCGAGGCGCCCGCGGCTACTTGAAGTGCGACGCCAGCGCCGGGACCTCGCCGGCTGCGGTCCAGGCTTCCAACCCGTTGCCATAGACGGGCGTCGTCGCGTCGACGGCACCGCTGCGGATCAGCTGCACCAGGTGGGCCTCGGACACGTTGCGGGTGCCCCCCTTGCCATCGTCGAGAAACCACTGGCGTGCGCTCGGCGGCGGCGGGGGTGCGTCGACGCCGGGGTCGGCCGGCTTCGACGCGCTCGGGGGCGGCGGCGGCGCGTCTTCGGGGAGCGCCGCGTCGACCTCGTCACGGGTATCGGTGACGACGCCCTTCCCTTCGTCATAGGTGTCCTTCGCGTCGTCTCGGGTCTCGCGCACGTCCTCCACGAGATCACCGGCGGCACCGACGCCTTCCTTCAGGTCGTCCCAGATCCCAGCGATCGCCGGCGCGCTGCCGAAGCAGAGCGCCACAACGAGCCAACAAGCGAACCGCGTTCCCATATGCGCCTCCTAGGCTTCGAGCCAGCTCGGAACCGGCAGATCCTTCTCTCGCAGGAATGCCGGGTTGAACAGCTTACTCTGATACCGGGTGCCGTAGTCACAGAGCACGGTCACGATGGTGTGGCCGGGCCCGAGTTCCTTCGCGAGGCGAATCGCCCCGGCGACGTTGATTCCGCTCGATCCACCCAGGCAGAGCCCCTCCTCGCGCAGCAGATCGAAGACGATCGGCAGCATCTCGGTATCGGGGATCGAGTAGGCGTCGTCGATCTGCGCCCCGTCGACGTTGCCCGTCACGCGGCCCTGGCCGATGCCTTCGCTGATCGAGCCGCCCTCGGTGGCCTTGACCTCACCGTCCTTGATCCAGTGGTACATGCAGGCGCCCTTCGGATCGGCGGCCGCGATCTTCACGTTCGGGTTCTTCGACTTGAGGAACTCGGCGACGCCGGACAGTGTGCCGCCGGTACCGATCGCGCAAGAGAAGCCGTCGACCGTCCCGTCGGTCTGCTCCCAGATCTCGGGGCCGGTCGAACGCACATGGCCGCTGCGATTCGAGAGGTTGTCCCACTGGTTCGCGTAGAGGACGCCGTTCGGCTCGGTCTTCGCGAGCTCCTCGGCGAGACGTTCGGCCTGATGCACGTAGTGGTCCGGGTTCTTGAAGGGAACCGCGGGCACGCAGCGCAGCTCGACCCCGCACAGGAGCAGCATGTCCTTCTTCTCCTGGCTCTGGGTCTCGGGCATGAGGATCACGGTCTTGTAGCCGCGCGCGTTTCCGACGAGCGCCAGGCCGATCCCGGTGTTGCCGGCGGTGCCCTCGACGATCACGCCGCCGGGCTGCAGATCGCCGCGCGCTTCGGCGTCCAGGATCATGTACTTCGCCGCGCGGTCCTTGACCGAGCCACCCGGGTTCAAAAACTCGGCCTTGCCGAGAATGGTGCACCCCGTCAGCTCCGATGCCTTGCGGAGCTTGATCAGGGGCGTGTTGCCGATGGTGTCGACGAATCCGTCGCGTACTTCCACGGTTCCTCCAGAGGTGAGCTAGAGATGCTCGGCGGCGCGCTCCAAGAGAGCCGCCTGGTCGGGATCGAGCGCGAGTTCGCGCGCCAGCGCGATCCCGGCCGGGCTCATCTTGCGAAGCGTCTTGGTGGTGATGTCGAGGACCTTCTCCGCGTCGAAGCGCTCGGCCAACGCGGCGAATTGAGTCTCCAGAAAGACGAGGCAGAGGGCGTCCTCGAGGACTTGCACTTCAGGGTCGCGTCCGAGGCCGCGCTTCTGGATCAGCTCGCCGACGCGCTTCGTCATGGCTGCGTCGTAGCCGTGCTCGTTCAGGATGCGTTTCGCCGTTTCCGCGTGCATCGCCTGGAGCGCCTTACGCCAGCGGTGATAGCCGGCCTTGCCCTCGGGATGGTCGGTTCGCGGAATCGACCAGCGGCGCACGTGATGAGCGCGTCCGGCGAGGCGCAGCGCGTCCCCCGCATCGGGTGCCAGCCGCTCGATCCATTCGGAGACCAGCCGAGCGTGGGCCAGCTCCTTTGGCTGCAGCTCTCCCCGCACGACCAACGTGTTCGGGTCGTCGGCGTTCGCCGCGTCGATCGCAGCGAGGGTGCGCTCCAGTTGTCCGCCACTCACGTGAGACATCCTCAGTAGGGCGTCAAACTGGGGTCGATCTGGTGGATCCAGGCGAGGATGCCGCCCTGGACGTTCCAGGTGTTGGTGAACCCGATCTCGCGCATCGCGTTCACGGCCGCCGCACTGCGCATGCCCGATCGGCAGAGCACGACGATGTGCCCGTCCCGCGGCAGCTCGCCGAGACGACCCTCGAGGGTCTGGAGTGGCACGAGCTGGCCTTCCTCGAGGTGGCAGATTTCGTGCTCGTGGGGCTCCCGGACGTCGAGCAGCACGTACTCGCTGCCGGCGTCACGCAGCGCCTTCAGGTCTTCGACGCTGATGTCCCAAGGACACTGCTCCGACACGGGTCACCTCCTGGTTGGGTCGCCGCGGAGCGTGGCGGGTGCCCCTCCGCGTCGCGCCCGCTCGGCGCGAACCCTCCGGCCGCCACCAGCGCGACGTCGCCGAGGGCGCTCGGGACGTGGGCTGGGGAAGACGACGCTGGGGGGATCGTCACCGAGACCTCGCGATCCGTGTGTCGCGAGGCGTCGGGCAGCGACGGCAAAGTAGCCTCGGCAACTGGGTTTTTCACCGCGTCACGGAGGCCGGTCCGGCGACGCTGCCGCCCGGCGGGGCAAGGGTCGGCACGCCGCCAGCGCCGCGATACGCTCGGCCGCCCGATGCGTGACCACCTCTCTCAGCGACGCTCGGGCTGGGCCCGCGCCGGCCTGGCCGCCCTTGGCGGTGGGCTCCTGCTCGCCGCCTGCGCAACGCCCTCCGGACCGACCCACGTCCTCGGCGCGACCGAGACCATCCGGGTGCTCGACGCCGAGCTCGACTTTCTCGCCCTGGTCGACACGGGCGCGCACTCCACCTCGATCCACGCCATCGACCTGCGCATCGCCCACGCCTCGGACGCGATGGCCCAGAACATCGGCAAACCGATCGTGTTTCGCGTCGCGAACGAGCGGGGCGAGACCCGCGAAGTGCGCTCGACGATCTCAGCGGTGGTCTGGGTCAGTACGGCGAACGGCAGCGAGCCGCGCTACCGGGTGCCGCTGCGACTGCGTTGGCAGGGCGTGGAGAAGCGCATCGAAGTAAACCTGCGCGATCGCCGTCCGCTGACCTACAAGCTGCTGATCGGTCGTGACTGGATCCAGGGAGACTTTCTGGTCGACGTGAGCCGGAACGTTCCCGTCGATGCCGCCGCCGGTCCCCCTTGACCTCGAGTGCGCTCGAAGCCCCATCTTCACCTCGATGCCGTCCTGCGATCTTCCAGAGGCGGCGAGGGTCGACGGCCTCGGAACGCGCGTCGACTCCGGAGGAGATGCGCATGGATCCGATCGAGATCTACGGGACGCTGGCGGTGTCGAGCATGGCACTGACCTACGCGCTGGAGCCGCGCGACCCGCGCTACACCGCCCTCTTCGCCGTCGGCTGTGCGGCTTCCGCGGGCTACGCCGTGGCGATTGGTTCGTGGCCCTTCGCTGCGGTGGAAAGCCTGTGGGCCGGAATCGCGCTGCGGCGCTACCGGCGGCGGATCAGTCCCCGCGACGCCAATACGTGAGCAGTCGATCCCCCATCGAGACCAGGGTGCTGGCCACCAGCAGCCAACCCAGCTGACGCACGAATGCGTCGGCCGGCCAGGAGAGCGCGAGCGCGTCGCGCACCAGAGGAATCGCGAGCACCACGTAGTAGGCGATGCCGTTCCAGCGGCCGACTGCGCTCGCACGCAGGGCGTGCCCGGCCACGATGCGCGAGTCGAGGGCGTACTGGGTGAAGGCCAGCGCGATCAACCAGGGCAGCGGCGCGGGCAGCACCCCGGCGCAGGCGAGAGCCGCCGTCCCCGCCGTGACCAGCAACGCGTCGACCGCGTGGTCGGCGAAACCGCCGAACGCCGACTCCTCGCCGTAGCGGCGGGCGACCCAGCCGTCTGCAAAGTCCGTCGCGATCGCGAGACCCAGCAGCCACGCCGCGAGCGGTGTCATCCCCTGGAGGATCGCGCCTGCGATCGCCGGCGCGAGCAAGAGCCGGACCAGGGTGAGCGCGTTTGCGCGCGTCGACCAGGAGGCAGCCGAAGCCATGGATGGAATCTCGCCCGCGCTCCTGGATCTGTCGAGAGGCAGGCGCGACGTGCCGATTCGTGCCCGGCGGGACCCCGCTCCGGGCCACCTACCCGCCGCAGCCAGCGCCGCTACAGTCGCGGCCCGATGCGACGGAACCGAATCCGATTTCGACAGGCAATGACCGTCGGCCTCGCCGGTCTGGTCGCGTGCGGCGCGATCGCGTGCGGCGAAGGCGGCGAGAGCGTCGCGCTCTCCCCCCTCGCTCGAGAGGGGGAGGCGATCTACCAGAACGTCTGCATTGCCTGCCACAACGGCGACCCGAACAAGGACGGAGCCCTCGGTCCGGCAAACGCCGGTGCGTCGGAGGCGCTGCTGCTCGCCAAGGTCGTGAACGGCACCTACCCCGAGGGCTACACGCCGAAGCGTCCCGACAGCTCGGCAATGCCGCGCTTCCCGTATCTGGAGAAGGACATCCCGGCCCTGGCCGCCTACCTGGCCGAAGTGGAGCGGGACGCGCCCTAGGCGGCGGCGAAGCGAACGCCTGCGATTCGCGCGGCGCCGTCGGCTTCGAGCACGCCACGCGCCCGGGCACGCGACGCGAAGGCGTCGGCATCCGCGAGCGCGATGTGCACTTCGACCAGGCCTTCACCCGCCTGGCTCGGCACGAAGCGAAGCTCTCCGCCCCGCGGCAGGCTGAGCGTCCGGCCGTCGCCTTCCGCAACGCCCAGCACCTCGGCCCAGTGCGCCGCGAGCCGTTCGGGCTCGGGGCTCTCGAGCACGGCGCCGGTGATGGCGCTGGAAATTTCGGTGCGTCGGTGCGCACGCCAACTCGGCCCCGCCCAGACCCATTCCTCCCAGGCGGGCATGGCGTCGAAGGACAGGATCGCTCCGAGATGACGCGGGTGGAAGTGCACGCCGCGCGCGCCCTCGTGGGTGCCCTCCCAGACTCGCACCGCCCCAGCGCTCTCGGCGCGCGCGAGCTCGCGCTCGAGGTGGGCGTAGTCGTCACACTGGAGGATCACCATGTAGCCGCTGTCGCCGCCGCGCTTGCGGATCCAGCGCATCGCGGTGGCGTCCTCGCGCACCGGCGAAACCACCTCGAGGTAGGTGTCGCCCACCGGCATCACCACGTTCTCGAGGCCGAAAACGGCAACGCCGGGATCGCGGAAACCCACCTCGATGCCCAGGACATCGGTGAGGGCTTCCACGGTCCCGGCGAGGTCCGTGGCCGCGAGGGCGATCTGTCGGAGCCGCATCGGCCCGTCGCCCGCGCCGGCTAGAGCACGCTCATCAGGATGTACAGGACGATCGTGAGGATCACGCCCACGTGGATCGTGCCGGAAACGGTGCCGAGGAACTTCTGTCGCCCCTGGCCGGTACCCACCAGGCAGTTCGCCTCGACCGCGAAGATCAGCACCAGCGCGATCGCCCAGTAGGCGGTGATGTTCGTGCCGAGCGGCAGCGAAAGGAAGTTGGCCGCCGCCACCATGAAGAACAGCATCGGAATGGAGAACAGCGTGTTGGTGCGCGAAGCCAGGCCCGCCCGCGCGGCACGGGACGCCGCGGCCGGATCGGCTTCGCCGCCGGCGGCGACCTTCTCGGCGTTGGCGATCACGACCTGCTGCGCCGGCCAGATCACGAGCCAGACGTTGAGGAACATCAGCGTGCCCATCAGTGCGCCGGTGAGGATCAGCGTCATGTAGCCGCTGCTCAGCGGGACGCTCTCGTGCCCCCACTTGGTGAGCAGCAACAGGACGCCGGTGATGAAGGTGAACATGGCGCCCCAGCGGAACCACCACAGCGCGTTGGGCACCAGGCCGCGCGTCACCAGGCTCTTCGCTTGACCACCGAGCTCGGTCCCGAAGAACGGCGTCTGAACGAAGTTGAAGTAGTAGAGCATGCCGATCCAGGTGATGCCGGCGAGCACGTGGAACCAACGGAGGAGGACGCTCCAGCCCTCCATGCTGAGGATTTCCATGACGGTCCTTTCTTGGCGTCGGCGGCGCGAGGCGCGCGCGACGGAAACCAGCGGGCTCGAGGGCCTTCCCTGGTTGGGACGGGGCGGGCTCTCGAAGACGGGACGCCAGGGCTTGGCGTCGCGCCCATTCTACATGCGGTTCGGGGCCTTGGCCGGCCTTTTGCGGGTTTGCGAGCGCCCGCTGGAGCGGTCGGAAAGTCCCGTTCCCCGTCGGCTTTCAGGGTTTGTCGGCCCCGAAGATGCACATCGAGAAGTACTGCGAGCCCCCACCATAGGCGTGGCCCAGCGTCTTGCGAGCGCCGTCCACCTGGTGCTCGCCGGCCTGTCCCCGGACCTGCATCGCGGCTTCCGCGTACCGGATCATGCCCGAGGCACCGATCGCGTTCGACGA contains:
- a CDS encoding cysteine synthase A, whose protein sequence is MEVRDGFVDTIGNTPLIKLRKASELTGCTILGKAEFLNPGGSVKDRAAKYMILDAEARGDLQPGGVIVEGTAGNTGIGLALVGNARGYKTVILMPETQSQEKKDMLLLCGVELRCVPAVPFKNPDHYVHQAERLAEELAKTEPNGVLYANQWDNLSNRSGHVRSTGPEIWEQTDGTVDGFSCAIGTGGTLSGVAEFLKSKNPNVKIAAADPKGACMYHWIKDGEVKATEGGSISEGIGQGRVTGNVDGAQIDDAYSIPDTEMLPIVFDLLREEGLCLGGSSGINVAGAIRLAKELGPGHTIVTVLCDYGTRYQSKLFNPAFLREKDLPVPSWLEA
- a CDS encoding CDP-alcohol phosphatidyltransferase family protein, with the translated sequence MASAASWSTRANALTLVRLLLAPAIAGAILQGMTPLAAWLLGLAIATDFADGWVARRYGEESAFGGFADHAVDALLVTAGTAALACAGVLPAPLPWLIALAFTQYALDSRIVAGHALRASAVGRWNGIAYYVVLAIPLVRDALALSWPADAFVRQLGWLLVASTLVSMGDRLLTYWRRGD
- a CDS encoding urate hydroxylase PuuD — translated: MEILSMEGWSVLLRWFHVLAGITWIGMLYYFNFVQTPFFGTELGGQAKSLVTRGLVPNALWWFRWGAMFTFITGVLLLLTKWGHESVPLSSGYMTLILTGALMGTLMFLNVWLVIWPAQQVVIANAEKVAAGGEADPAAASRAARAGLASRTNTLFSIPMLFFMVAAANFLSLPLGTNITAYWAIALVLIFAVEANCLVGTGQGRQKFLGTVSGTIHVGVILTIVLYILMSVL
- a CDS encoding rhodanese-like domain-containing protein translates to MSEQCPWDISVEDLKALRDAGSEYVLLDVREPHEHEICHLEEGQLVPLQTLEGRLGELPRDGHIVVLCRSGMRSAAAVNAMREIGFTNTWNVQGGILAWIHQIDPSLTPY
- a CDS encoding cupin domain-containing protein, with translation MSDLRPDLSILESVDTTREDWVASPSAQVLRKRVHRVGPAESGQVTSVVRYLPGAAFPAHDHPEGEEILVLDGVFSDEHGDWPAGTYLLNPEGFRHAPFSKEGCDIFVKLRQFPGTDREHIAIQTRDLPWAATETPGLERKALYAQSSFRDTTTLERWTPELSSVRSYPEGAELFVIEGQWEDASDVHGPGTWLRLPTGAEHTPRVSAPCVVYVKRGGFAYLNPSEAPAAT
- a CDS encoding RimK/LysX family protein, encoding MRDHLSQRRSGWARAGLAALGGGLLLAACATPSGPTHVLGATETIRVLDAELDFLALVDTGAHSTSIHAIDLRIAHASDAMAQNIGKPIVFRVANERGETREVRSTISAVVWVSTANGSEPRYRVPLRLRWQGVEKRIEVNLRDRRPLTYKLLIGRDWIQGDFLVDVSRNVPVDAAAGPP
- a CDS encoding DUF4202 domain-containing protein; the encoded protein is MSGGQLERTLAAIDAANADDPNTLVVRGELQPKELAHARLVSEWIERLAPDAGDALRLAGRAHHVRRWSIPRTDHPEGKAGYHRWRKALQAMHAETAKRILNEHGYDAAMTKRVGELIQKRGLGRDPEVQVLEDALCLVFLETQFAALAERFDAEKVLDITTKTLRKMSPAGIALARELALDPDQAALLERAAEHL
- a CDS encoding DUF4339 domain-containing protein, encoding MGTRFACWLVVALCFGSAPAIAGIWDDLKEGVGAAGDLVEDVRETRDDAKDTYDEGKGVVTDTRDEVDAALPEDAPPPPPSASKPADPGVDAPPPPPSARQWFLDDGKGGTRNVSEAHLVQLIRSGAVDATTPVYGNGLEAWTAAGEVPALASHFK
- a CDS encoding VOC family protein; translation: MRLRQIALAATDLAGTVEALTDVLGIEVGFRDPGVAVFGLENVVMPVGDTYLEVVSPVREDATAMRWIRKRGGDSGYMVILQCDDYAHLERELARAESAGAVRVWEGTHEGARGVHFHPRHLGAILSFDAMPAWEEWVWAGPSWRAHRRTEISSAITGAVLESPEPERLAAHWAEVLGVAEGDGRTLSLPRGGELRFVPSQAGEGLVEVHIALADADAFASRARARGVLEADGAARIAGVRFAAA
- a CDS encoding cytochrome c, with amino-acid sequence MRRNRIRFRQAMTVGLAGLVACGAIACGEGGESVALSPLAREGEAIYQNVCIACHNGDPNKDGALGPANAGASEALLLAKVVNGTYPEGYTPKRPDSSAMPRFPYLEKDIPALAAYLAEVERDAP